The Odocoileus virginianus isolate 20LAN1187 ecotype Illinois chromosome 30, Ovbor_1.2, whole genome shotgun sequence genome window below encodes:
- the CNKSR1 gene encoding connector enhancer of kinase suppressor of ras 1 isoform X3 — MEPVATWTPRKVAAWLRGLDDSLQGYCFEDWELPGKYLLQLCPRSLEALTVRPLGHQEIILEGVEQLRALSAGLQSENLRSLTEGLLEGTRAFQSLARGRLGGCAEPPADVLGAAVQLVHEARSLLFWLNRYLFSHLNDFSSCQAIGELCGELGQALQEDCPAAEKESKVLRIVSQGLSGPGGWGGTGLRLPSILPSICQSSHVAGICCNILSCCPEELLEQKAVLKRVPLDDPSGLEIHTTSSCLHFVSRVGAQVRALHPSPPPSPTVLFTCRPSPVRVHPSEPHLRHQVPTDPQLQVLPGDEIVQVNEQVVVGWPHKNVVRELLQEPDRVSLVLKKVPVPETPQQTPPRPLDSPCPVSPSPVPASVSPRTPSKDIFDFDLSSNPSPGPSSPAWTDATSLGPEPLPSPPATPATHPAEVAGTPERPEHPDRSPVPGCRKSKGVATRRRVSCRELGLPDCDGWLLLRKVPGGFMGPRWRRCWFVLKGHTLYWYRQPQDEKAEGLINVSNYSLESGQDQKKKYVFQLTHNVYKPFIFAADTLTDLSMWVRHLITCISKYQSPGRASLPREEDCYSETEAEDPDDEAGSCSASPSPAQARSSLHGDPSPAATPQGSPQTSFSPAATDSSEGALERMVRGLRLGGVSLLGQQQPLTQEQWRSSFMRRNRDPQLNERVHRVRALQSTLKAKLQELQALEEVLGDPELTGEKFRRWKEQNQELYSEGLGAWGGEQAEGGSQVLNSDPKEQSSHPPPSDPEEHSPLCPLTPESDPRPPDL; from the exons ATGGAGCCAGTGGCGACCTGGACCCCCAGGAAGGTGGCGGCTTGGCTGAGAG GCCTGGACGATTCCCTGCAGGGCTACTGCTTTGAGGACTGGGAGCTGCCTGGCAAGTACCTGCTCCAGCTTTGCCCCCGCAGCCTGGAGGCTCTAACCGTGCgtcctctgggccaccaggagaTCATCCTGGAAGGGGTGGAACAGCTCCGGGCCCTG AGCGCGGGGCTACAGTCAGAGAACCTGCGGAGCCTGACAGAGGGGCTGCTGGAGGGAACCCGGGCATTCCAGAGCTTGGCCCGAGGTCGCTTGGGGGGCTGTGCAGAGCCCCCTGCAGATGTCCTTGGTGCGGCCGTGCAGCTGGTACACGAGGCCCGTTCCCTCCTCTTCTGGCTCAACAG GTACCTCTTCTCCCACTTAAATGACTTCTCATCTTGCCAGGCGATTGGGGAATTATGCGGGGAGCTGGGCCAGGCCTTGCAGGAG gATTGTCCAGCGGCCGAGAAGGAGAGCAAAGTCCTGAGGATTGTGAGTCAGGGGCTGAGCGGgccagggggatggggtgggacgGGACTCAGGCTGCCCTCCATCCTGCCCTCCATCTGCCAGAGCAGCCACGTGGCCGGGATCTGCTGCAACATCCTGAGCTGCTGCCCGGAGGAGCTGCTGGAGCAGAAGGCTGTACTAAAGCGAGTGCCGCTGGACGATCCTTCG GGCCTGGAAATCCACACCACCAGCAGCTGCCTGCACTTTGTGTCTCGAGTGGGCGCCCAGGTGAGAGCCCTCCACCCGTCTCCGCCTCCCAGCCCCACAGTCCTCTTTACCTGCCGGCCAAGCCCCGTGAGGGTGCACCCCTCTGAACCCCACCTCCGACACCAGGTCCCCACCGACCCCCAGCTGCAGGTCCTGCCTGGAGACGAGATTGTCCAGGTCAACGAACAGGTGGTG GTGGGCTGGCCTCACAAAAACGTAGTGAGGGAGCTGCTGCAGGAGCCAGACAGGGTCAGTTTAGTGCTGAAGAAGGTCCCGGTGCCGGAGACCCCACAACAG ACCCCTCCTCGGCCCCTGGACTCACCATGCCCAGTGAGCCCATCACCGGTTCCGGCCTCCGTGTCTCCCAG GACCCCCTCTAAAGACATCTTTGACTTTGACCTGTCTTCAAACCCAAGTCCTGGACCCAGCTCTCCTGCCTGGACAG ACGCAACCTCCCTTGGCCCCgagcccctgcccagcccccctgCAACCCCAGCCACACACCCGGCAGAGGTAGCAGGCACTCCAGAGCGCCCAGAACACCCTGATAGG AGTCCTGTCCCTGGCTGCAGGAAATCAAAAG GCGTGGCGACGCGTCGGCGGGTGTCGTGCCGGGAGCTGGGCCTGCCCGACTGTGATGGCTGGCTCTTGCTCCGCAAGGTGCCCGGGGGCTTTATGGGCCCGCGCTGGCGCCGCTGCTGGTTCGTGCTCAAGGGACACACACTCTACTGGTACCGCCAGCCCCAG GATGAGAAGGCCGAGGGTCTCATCAATGTCTCCAACTACAGTCTGGAAAGTGGAcaagatcaaaagaaaaaata TGTGTTCCAGCTCACCCACAACGTGTACAAACCCTTCATCTTTGCTGCTGATACCCTGACGGATCTGAGTAT GTGGGTGCGTCATCTCATTACCTGCATTTCCAAGTACCAGTCTCCAGGCCGGGCTTCCCTGCCCCGAGAGGAAG ACTGCTACAGCGAGACGGAAGCCGAAGATCCTGACGACGAGGCTGGATCCTGCTCAGCCTCG CCCAGCCCGGCCCAAGCTAGGAGTTCGCTCCATGGAGATCCATCACCTGCAGCCACCCCGCAGGGCAGCCCGCAGACCTCCTTCAGTCCGGCGGCAACAG ACAGCAGCGAAGGGGCCCTCGAAAGAATGGTCCGGGGGCTGAGGCTGGGTGGCGTGTCCCTGCTGGGCCAGCAGCAGCCCCTCACTCAGGAGCAATGGCGAAGCTCTTTCATGCGGCGCAACCGAGACCCGCAGCTCAATGAGCGAGTGCACCGTGTGCGCGCACTGCAGAGCACGCTCAAG GCaaagctgcaggagctgcaggctCTGGAGGAAGTGCTGGGCGACCCCGAGCTTACGGGAGAGAAATTCCGCCGGTGGAAGGAGCAGAACCAGGAGCTCTACTCGGagggcctgggggcctggggaggggagcaggccgAGGGCGGCTCCCAAGTCCTGAACTCTGACCCCAAGGAACAGTCTTCCCACCCGCCACCCTCTGACCCTGAGGAGCActcccctctctgccccctgACTCCAGAGAGTGACCCCCGACCTCCTGACCTCTAA